From Hippea alviniae EP5-r, one genomic window encodes:
- the queC gene encoding 7-cyano-7-deazaguanine synthase QueC: MKKAIVIYSGGLDSTTCLFWALDEFDEVHTITFYYAQRHSIEIDYSKKTLKIAEEIKKKRVFAHYFDIDLSQIGGSALTDKLIEVPKNRSEKEIENGIPITYVPFRNGVFLSITAAMAERFEIENIVGGWNMLDYSGYPDCRDEFLNTFEKAINLGTKAGSEGKRFKILTPLIRMKKSEIILFGKEHDADYSYSYSCYSGDKTPCGECDACILRAKGFKEAGLEDDFLVRLKREGHNST, translated from the coding sequence ATGAAAAAAGCAATCGTAATTTACTCTGGTGGTCTTGATTCAACCACATGTCTATTTTGGGCATTAGATGAGTTTGATGAAGTGCACACAATCACATTTTACTATGCACAAAGACACTCCATAGAAATAGATTACTCAAAAAAAACACTAAAAATCGCAGAAGAGATTAAGAAAAAAAGGGTATTTGCTCACTATTTCGACATAGATTTATCCCAGATTGGCGGCAGTGCCCTAACAGATAAATTAATAGAAGTGCCAAAAAACAGAAGTGAAAAAGAGATAGAAAACGGCATACCGATAACCTATGTACCTTTTAGAAACGGTGTATTTTTATCCATAACGGCAGCAATGGCTGAAAGGTTTGAGATTGAAAACATCGTGGGTGGCTGGAATATGCTTGACTATTCTGGATATCCAGATTGCAGAGATGAATTTTTAAATACATTTGAAAAGGCAATAAACTTAGGCACAAAGGCAGGTAGCGAAGGTAAAAGATTTAAAATCTTAACGCCACTTATAAGAATGAAAAAGTCAGAGATAATCCTATTTGGAAAAGAGCATGATGCAGACTATTCATACTCCTATTCCTGCTATAGCGGAGATAAGACACCTTGTGGTGAATGCGATGCGTGTATTCTAAGGGCAAAGGGATTTAAAGAAGCTGGCTTAGAAGATGATTTTTTGGTAAGATTAAAGCGTGAAGGTCATAACAGCACATAA
- the rfaD gene encoding ADP-glyceromanno-heptose 6-epimerase: protein MIVVTGGAGFIGSNIVKGLNEKGIDDILIVDNLTNSAKHLNLNPLKFVDFVDKEEFLERLNEFDIELIFHQGACSDTLEGNGKYMIKNNYDYSKALLHYATDKKIRFIYASSASVYGLGKNGFEEKRENEYPLNVYAFSKFMFDNYVRRVGFDKAAQIVGLRYFNVYGPNEHHKGKMASVVYHFHNQILYDETVKLFEGSENFKRDFIFVDDVVKVNLFFMENPSKSGIFNVGTGKAESFLKIAQIMSQLYSNVRIEYIEFPEELKKKYQTYTCADLKNLRKAGYKDEFISLEDGVRAYVKVLKESDGVWV from the coding sequence ATGATAGTTGTAACAGGTGGTGCTGGTTTTATAGGGAGCAATATTGTAAAAGGGCTTAACGAGAAGGGCATAGATGATATACTGATTGTTGATAATTTAACCAACTCTGCAAAGCATTTAAATCTCAACCCACTTAAATTCGTAGATTTTGTCGATAAGGAAGAGTTTTTAGAAAGGCTAAACGAGTTTGATATTGAGCTTATATTTCATCAGGGTGCATGCTCTGATACACTTGAGGGAAACGGCAAATACATGATAAAAAACAATTACGATTACTCAAAAGCCCTTCTTCATTACGCAACAGACAAAAAGATAAGGTTTATATACGCATCGAGTGCTTCAGTCTATGGGCTTGGTAAAAATGGATTCGAAGAGAAAAGAGAAAACGAGTATCCTTTAAATGTGTATGCCTTTTCAAAGTTTATGTTCGATAACTATGTAAGAAGGGTGGGTTTTGATAAGGCGGCTCAGATTGTAGGTTTGAGATATTTCAATGTTTATGGGCCAAATGAACACCATAAGGGTAAGATGGCGTCAGTTGTCTATCATTTTCACAACCAGATACTCTATGATGAGACTGTGAAGCTATTTGAAGGCAGTGAAAACTTCAAAAGAGATTTCATATTCGTTGATGATGTGGTTAAAGTAAACCTTTTCTTTATGGAGAATCCTTCAAAGAGTGGCATATTCAATGTGGGAACAGGTAAAGCAGAGAGTTTTTTAAAAATAGCACAAATAATGAGTCAGCTCTATTCAAATGTGAGAATTGAGTATATTGAGTTTCCCGAAGAGCTCAAGAAAAAGTATCAGACATACACATGTGCAGACTTAAAAAACCTAAGAAAAGCTGGATATAAGGATGAGTTTATCTCTCTTGAAGATGGTGTTAGAGCTTATGTGAAGGTTTTAAAAGAGAGTGATGGTGTCTGGGTTTGA
- a CDS encoding diguanylate cyclase codes for MFDEFKRWFFSRSIRFKIIGAYLVSIALIGMVGYSYYVLVNIRSINREAEIYKARLINSQKDTVRSIVNIAIDGIEKYYESFKKGEYSEDVAKRKAIEFVNSIRYNVGKNISNYDYVWINTLDGIMILDPPKPSLNGKSVWDFKDKNGVYVFREMARIIKAQGGGFVSYCWPKLGEDSKVCYPKISYVGYFYPWRWVVGSGFYLDDIDRVVKDYKIRKEKDMLITTLNSVLMGAGITVIAAVVFMIIVSTITSHLRRMGELSKKLVEEEISPELKLPYKGSDELGVLVENFNRFVDESYKLLLFKKTIEDDLDVNAVYKRIFDLIKDEFGIKQFNIFEVNNSKNAMKQISVYGDEKMMCKQDMLIDCTLCRAARTAKEVNSFLEKEVCLSFLYSKEKNHICLPLMVGGSVGSVVQLVFDDKEKNDELCTKVKRLKVFLKEAAPVIEAKRLLSQLKESTMRDPLTGLYNRRFLDEFAQTFAAGVKRRNTNAGILMCDIDFFKQVNDVYGHNVGDEVLKGVVKAITKSIRESDLAIRFGGEEFLILLNDVDDEMALDVAERIRSEVERTEIVVQGNILKKTLSIGVSIFPEDSKNLWQCIKFSDVAMYKAKQSGRNRVVRFEPSMWTEENY; via the coding sequence ATGTTTGACGAGTTTAAGAGGTGGTTTTTTTCTCGGAGCATACGTTTTAAAATTATAGGCGCATATCTTGTCTCTATAGCTCTTATCGGTATGGTAGGGTACTCGTATTATGTTCTTGTTAATATAAGGTCTATAAATAGAGAAGCGGAAATATATAAAGCAAGACTTATAAATAGTCAGAAAGATACGGTAAGAAGTATTGTAAACATAGCCATAGATGGAATAGAAAAATATTATGAATCATTTAAAAAAGGTGAGTATAGTGAAGATGTAGCAAAAAGAAAAGCGATAGAATTCGTAAATTCAATCAGGTATAATGTTGGTAAGAATATATCAAATTATGATTATGTTTGGATAAATACGCTTGATGGCATAATGATACTTGACCCGCCGAAACCTTCCTTAAACGGCAAAAGCGTTTGGGATTTTAAGGATAAAAATGGTGTTTATGTATTCAGAGAGATGGCAAGGATTATAAAAGCTCAAGGTGGGGGTTTTGTCAGTTACTGCTGGCCAAAGCTCGGAGAAGATAGTAAGGTCTGTTATCCAAAAATATCGTATGTTGGGTATTTTTATCCATGGAGATGGGTTGTAGGAAGCGGTTTTTATCTTGATGACATAGATAGGGTTGTAAAGGATTACAAGATAAGAAAAGAAAAAGACATGTTGATTACCACCTTAAATAGTGTTCTTATGGGAGCAGGTATAACTGTTATAGCTGCCGTTGTGTTTATGATTATTGTATCAACGATTACAAGTCATTTAAGAAGAATGGGTGAATTATCAAAGAAGCTTGTTGAAGAAGAGATATCGCCAGAGTTAAAACTTCCCTATAAAGGCTCAGACGAACTTGGTGTTCTGGTTGAAAATTTTAACAGGTTTGTAGATGAGAGTTATAAATTGTTGCTCTTTAAGAAGACAATTGAAGATGATTTGGATGTTAATGCCGTTTATAAGAGAATATTCGACCTTATAAAAGATGAGTTTGGCATAAAGCAGTTTAACATATTTGAAGTTAACAACAGCAAGAATGCAATGAAACAGATTAGCGTATATGGCGATGAGAAGATGATGTGTAAGCAGGATATGCTTATAGACTGCACTCTTTGTAGGGCCGCAAGAACAGCAAAAGAAGTCAACTCGTTCTTGGAAAAAGAAGTTTGCTTAAGCTTTCTTTATTCAAAGGAGAAGAATCATATCTGTCTTCCTTTGATGGTCGGCGGGAGCGTCGGTAGTGTTGTTCAGCTTGTGTTTGACGATAAGGAGAAAAATGATGAACTCTGCACTAAGGTTAAAAGGCTTAAAGTCTTCTTAAAAGAAGCGGCACCTGTTATAGAAGCAAAAAGACTGTTGAGTCAGCTTAAAGAGTCAACGATGAGAGACCCATTAACGGGTCTTTATAACAGAAGATTCCTTGATGAGTTTGCTCAGACATTTGCAGCAGGGGTAAAAAGAAGGAATACCAATGCTGGAATACTCATGTGTGATATAGATTTCTTCAAACAAGTTAACGATGTGTATGGACACAATGTTGGCGATGAAGTGCTAAAAGGCGTTGTAAAGGCTATAACGAAGTCCATAAGAGAATCCGATTTAGCTATAAGGTTTGGCGGAGAAGAGTTTTTAATTCTACTCAACGATGTTGATGACGAGATGGCTTTAGATGTTGCAGAACGTATAAGGTCTGAAGTGGAAAGGACAGAAATTGTTGTTCAGGGTAATATACTGAAGAAAACATTAAGCATTGGTGTTTCCATATTCCCAGAAGATTCAAAGAATCTGTGGCAATGTATAAAATTCAGCGATGTTGCTATGTATAAGGCAAAACAGAGTGGCCGCAACAGGGTTGTAAGATTTGAGCCGTCTATGTGGACAGAAGAGAATTATTGA
- the dtd gene encoding D-aminoacyl-tRNA deacylase has product MRAVIQRVKKAYVEVDGKITGSIEKGLLVLLCVCEDDTEEDIKYMAKKIINMRIFSDENGKFNLSLKDVGGKLLVISQFTLAADTKKGNRPSYFYAAKPEKAKQFYEKFNEICKKEHDIEVQTGIFAAHMDVHLINDGPVTIYIDSKVNRQ; this is encoded by the coding sequence ATGAGAGCAGTAATTCAGCGGGTAAAAAAAGCATATGTTGAAGTCGATGGCAAAATCACAGGCAGTATAGAAAAAGGGCTGCTTGTTCTTTTGTGCGTGTGTGAAGATGATACAGAAGAAGATATAAAATACATGGCAAAAAAAATAATCAACATGAGAATATTCTCCGACGAAAACGGCAAATTCAATCTATCGTTAAAAGATGTAGGCGGAAAACTTCTTGTTATAAGCCAATTTACACTTGCAGCCGATACAAAGAAAGGCAACAGGCCTTCATACTTCTATGCAGCAAAACCGGAAAAAGCAAAACAATTTTACGAAAAATTCAACGAGATATGCAAAAAAGAGCATGATATCGAAGTCCAAACCGGTATCTTTGCGGCCCACATGGATGTGCATCTAATAAACGACGGGCCTGTTACGATTTACATAGACTCAAAAGTCAACCGTCAATAA
- a CDS encoding 7-carboxy-7-deazaguanine synthase QueE, producing MKAKVSEIFFSIQGEGKFIGLKAAFIRLCGCNLNCYFCDTKYAINCTDEFTDEEIHSQILQFKTENVIFTGGEPTLQDEFIAYFIKKHQNYRFLLETNGTIFPQKSIELLEHIVVSPKMFALNTTVLFKIKKRAKSVEFKFVVEENFEEEIELAKKLNLKEITLQPIWFKDTLNSYLEKTRKIIEKAKQYDINVRVIPQLHKILYGNKKGV from the coding sequence GTGAAAGCAAAGGTCAGTGAGATTTTCTTCTCCATCCAAGGAGAAGGTAAATTTATAGGCCTAAAAGCGGCATTTATAAGGCTATGCGGATGTAATTTAAACTGCTACTTCTGTGATACAAAGTATGCCATCAACTGCACCGATGAGTTTACAGACGAAGAGATACACTCTCAAATCCTGCAATTCAAAACAGAAAATGTTATATTTACGGGTGGTGAGCCCACACTTCAAGATGAGTTCATAGCATACTTCATAAAAAAACACCAAAATTATAGATTCCTTCTTGAGACAAACGGCACCATATTTCCACAAAAAAGTATAGAGTTACTCGAGCATATCGTTGTAAGTCCCAAAATGTTTGCGCTAAATACAACCGTTCTGTTTAAGATAAAAAAGAGAGCAAAAAGCGTCGAGTTTAAGTTTGTAGTTGAAGAAAACTTCGAAGAAGAGATAGAACTTGCAAAAAAACTCAACCTAAAAGAGATAACGCTTCAACCTATCTGGTTTAAAGACACTCTAAACTCATATCTTGAAAAGACAAGAAAAATCATAGAAAAAGCAAAACAGTATGATATAAATGTTCGAGTCATTCCGCAGTTGCATAAAATTTTATACGGAAACAAGAAGGGGGTATAA